The region TTATCTGGAGCCTTCTTCACGTTTTCCTCAAATAATTCATTTATTGTTTTCTCTCTTGGATAATCTACTTTTGTGTCATTAAACTCCATAAGTAACTTATACTTTTCTTCTTTCCTTACTATTTCTATATCTTTAATTAGTACTTCTGTATTATCTATAACTTGATTTATTAAGCTTTCAAAATAATTTTTAATTTTTAGTACATTATTCCTTGAATACATTAATTTATTAAATTTAAACTTTATTAAAATAGTATCCTGATATATGACAGTTAAGTTAAAGTTGTAGTTTGTTTGCTCTTGTGATTTACAGCCAATTATTTTTAGATTGTTCTTAGTCAATACTTCATTATTAATGCCATCGGTGTCAACTGGATAGTTTTCAAATATCATTATGTTGTTTACTAATTTTTCTTTAACTTCACTTAACCCTTGTATCTCTGCTAAAGGATAAAAATCATACTTGCTACTTTCTAAGAAAGACTTATTAACAGTAGTCAGTAATTCTTTAAACGTCATATTTCCTTCTGCTTTAACTCTTAAAGGTACAGTATTTATAAATAATCCCAACATATTTTCTATACCCTTAACCTCTGGATTTCTTCCTGATACAACATATCCAAATACAGAGTCGCTACTGTTATTATACTTATTAAGCAGTACTGACCATACGCTTTGTATTATTGTATTAATTGTAACCTTACTATTTCTAGCTATTGCTTCAAGCTTTCTCGTTATATCTTTTCCTATATTAAAGTTAATTTCTTCTTTTTTATATTCCTTACTGCTCTCTTTATTTTCAAACGGTACTGCTGTTACCTCATTATAATCTAAAAGGTATTTTCTCCAATATTCCTTTGCTGCATCTCTATCCTTATTATTAAGCCACTCTATATACTCATAATACGGTACTGCTTCTTTTAAATCTGCTTTGTATCCATACTTTAATTCATTATATATCTTAAATAATTCAAGCATTACTATATTAAGACACCAACCATCCATTATAATATGATGATTATTAAGTATTAGATTATATACATCCTCTTCTGTTTTAATTATTGTCAATTTTATAAGAACATCTTTATTTAAATCGAATCCTTGCTTTTTATCATTCTTTACTGCTTTATCTATATAGTCTTCTTTGTCAAATTTTTCATGACTTATATCTACATATCTGACATTTGCTTTTCTTTTATAAAATACAATTTGCATATTCCTATTAAAGTTTTCATAATCAAAAGCAGTTCTTAAAATATCATGTCTTTCTACTAACTTATTAAAACTTTGTTTTAATAAGTCTATATCTAATTGTCCTTTTACCTTTATTACTAATTCTTCATTATAAGCTTCTGATTTATTATCATATAACGTATGGTATAACATTCCTTCTTGCATTGGTGCCAAAGGGTATATATTTTTGATATTATCTATATCTTTTAAATACGGTTTTAATTGCTGTAAGGTTATATTCTCCTTTGTTACATCTGCTGCTGTTTTTTCCGCTTTATCTTTATTCATACAGTGTTTAATAATCTTTTCAAGATTATCTTTGTAATCATTAACCAGTGTTCTAATTGTTTCATCTTTGTATTCTGTAGTACTATAGCCTAAGTTTAAATTTAAGCATTTATCTACAAGTATCCCAGAAAAGTCTAATGAGTATAATCCCTTATTATTTAAACCTATTGAATTTCCACTGCTTAAAGGCGACATATTAAAGATATCATTATTAATATCTTCATCAAACTGTCCAAGATAATTAAAGCTTATTTCTGGTTTTAACCTAAATTCCATCTTATCCTTAGATAGATATTTGATTATGCCATAGCCAATTCCCTTATCAGGCACTCTCCTTAAAGAATCCTTTATATTCTTTATTGTAGTTTCTAAATCATCGCTATTACTATTCAATACTACTGGATATTGCGAAGTAAACCAGCCTACTGTTCTGGTTATATCCACATTTTTTATAATTTCTTCTCTACCATGACATTCCAAGTTTACTAATATATTTTCCTCGCCTGTCCATTTACTTATTGTTAATGCCAAAGCTGTTAATAGCAAATCCTCTATTTCTGTGTTATATGCCTTATTTACATGTTTTAATAATTTCTCCGTTTCCTCTTTTGTAAGGTTAAATCCTACACTTCTTAAATCTTTAATCCTAGATACAGCTGCCTCTTTGTCCTTTGGAAGTTTCCTTATCTCATATTTGTCTATGCCATTCCAATATTCTAATTGTTTTCTTATACTGTAGCTGTCAGCATATTTCTTCTGCTCTACTGCCCACTCTTTAAATGATGTTGTTTTATCTTGAAGTATTATATCTTCTCCGTTTTTGGTCATTTCATATGCCCTTGATAAATCTTCAAATAATATTCTCCATGAAACCCCATCTATAACTAAATGGTGTATTGCTACTAGTAAATGGTCTCCTTCATGGGTTTTAAATAAGCCTAATTTTACAAGAGGTCCATCATGTAGATTAATACTACCTTGAATTTCATCACACTTTTCTGTTATTTCTTTCTCATTTAAACCTTCATATACATTTAAATCGTATAACTTTTCACTTGTCCCTCTGTTAATTTGATGTACTTCACCATTTTCTTTCTTATACACCATTCTCAATGCATCGTGGTGAATAATTATAGCTTCAAATGCTTTTTCTAATGCTTCTTTTTCAAACCCATCTTTACTAAACAGCATTACTGATTGATTCCAATGATGTTCTTCTTCAAAATTCATTTCAAAAAACCATTTTTGTATAGGAGTTAATTCTACTTCTCCAACTACTTCATCTTGGCTTATTGTTACAGCATTTTTCTTTACGCACTTACTTAAAGCTTTTATATTTGAATTGTTGAATACATCCTTAACCTCAAAATAATATCCTTTTGCTTTAGCTCTTGATATTACCTGTATTGATTTTATGGAATCTCCACCTAAACTGAAAAAGTCATCATTTATTCCTATATCCTGTACTCCCAATACGTCTTCCCATATTTGTACAAGTTTTTGTTCTATTTCATTTCTTGGAGCCTCATATTCTGCTCCTGTATCAATTTTACCTTGTGGCTCTGGTAGTGCTTTTCTATTTATTTTTCCGTTTAATGTTAATGGCATACTTTCTAGTTTTATAAAGTATGATGGCACCATGTAGTCTGGCATAGATTTTTTTAATTCTTCTCTAAACTCTCCTACACTGTACTCTTTTTCTCCAGCATAATATGCACATAGATATTTATTTACTGCCCCATCTCTTGCTAAAACTATTGTTTCTTTTATTCCTTCTAGTTTTAATATATTACTTTCTATTTCTCCAAGCTCTATTCTAAAACCACGTATCTTAACTTGATGGTCTATTCTTCCTAAATACTCTATGTTCCCATCTGGAAGCCATCTTGCTAGATCTCCTGTTCTGTACATTTTTTCTCCCGGCTCATATGGATTCTGTGCAAATTTTTCATTAGTTAACTTTTCGTTATTTAAGTATCCTCTAGCTACTCCGCAGCCACTTATACACAACTCTCCTGCTACTCCTATTGGGAGCATTTTATTATTCTTATCAACTATATATATTTTTGTATTATCAATAGGTTTTCCTATTGGTATCTTTTCTTCTTTTTCCCTACATTCGTAGTAGGTTACATCTACTGAAGCTTCTGTTGGTCCGTATAAATTTATTAGCCTTGTGTTATTTACTCTTCCTATTTCTTCGTTAAATATGTTGGCTTGTTCTACTTTTAACGCTTCTCCACTTGTAAATACCTTCTCTAGGCTTTCTATATCTTCCACTTTATCTTCTGATATTACATAGTCCATAAAAACATTCAGCATTGATGGAACAAAGTGAAGAACTGTAATCTTTCCTTCTTTTATACTCTTTGTTATTTCTCTTGGATCTTTTTCTCCTCCTGGCACCAGCATCCTAACCTGAGCTCCAACAAATGACCACCACAATATTTCCCATACTGATACATCAAATGTATATGTTGTCTTTTGTAATATTACATCTTTGCTGCTTATGTTATATTTTTTCTGCATCCAATTAATTCTATTTACTATTCCTTTATGCTCTATCATAACCCCCTTAGGCTTTCCAGTTGTTCCTGATGTATATATTACATATGCTAAATTTTCCGCACTAGCAGTTTTACCTAAGTTAGCATTACTTTCTTTGTATAATTCTTCATCATTTAAGCCGCATACTTCTACGTTATTTTTATTTATTCTGTCTTTAAACTTGTTTTCTACTAATACTAGCTTTGTTTCACTGTTTTCTAGCATATATTCTATTCTGTCATCTGGATATTCTGGGTCTATTGGCATATATGCTCCCCCTGCTTTTAATATACCCATTATTCCTACTATCATTTCTAAAGAACGCTTCACCATTATTCCTACTATTGAGTCCGCTCCTACGCCTTTTTTCGTTAGGGTTCTTCCTAATGAATTAGCTCTTTCATTTAGCTCTTTGTAAGTTAACTTTTTATCTTCGAATACAACAGCAATATTATCTGGAGTCTTCTCTACTTCTTCTTCAAATAATTCATTTATTGTTTTCCCTCTTGGATAAGATGCCTTTGTGTCATTAAATTCTATAAGTAATTTATGCTTTTCTTCTTCATCTATTAATTCTATGTCTTTAATCTTAGTTTCCGCATTCTGTCCCGTTTCTTCTATTATGTTTAATAGATGCTTTTTCATTCTTTCAATGGTTTCATATTTATAAAGGCTAGTTGCATAGCTTAAATTAAAGTAGATCTCTTCTTCTCTTTCCTTTGCTGTTATTGTTATATCAAACTTTTCTACATTGTCATTTGTATTATATGTCCTAAAGACTAAGTCATTTATTTCTACCTTGGTCTCTTCCATATTCTGAAGTACAAACATAACATCAAATAATGGATTTCTACTTAAATCTCTATCTACATCTATTTTATCCACTAATTCTTCAAACTGATAATCTTGATTTTCAAAAGCCTTTAACGCTTTACTTTTTACTGTTTTTAAGTATTCCTTAAAGCTTGCTTCACCATTTACACTACTTCTTATTGCTAACGTATTTACAAACATACCTATTACATTTTCTAGATCCACATGGTTTCTTCCAGCTATTGGGCTTCCAATTATTATGTCTTCCTGTCCACTGTATTTTGATAATAATATATTTATATTGGCCATTAGTAGCATATACATGGTACTTCCCGTTTCTTTAGCTATCTTTTTTAATTTTTCAGTTGTTTCCTTATCTAAAACAAAATTTATACTTCTGCCCCTAAAGTCTTTGACCCTCGGTCTTTTATAATCTGTAGGTAAGCTTAGTACTGGTACTTCTTCACTAAATTCTTTTAACCAATATTGTTCCTGCTTTTTAAATTCTTTACTTTCCCTCTTCTTTAACTGCCATGCAGAATAATCCTTATACTGTACCTTTAATTCTCCTAAATCCTCTCCTTCATATAAATCGCTAAATTCTCTTGTTAATATGGACATTGAAACTCCATCTGATACTATATGATGCATATCAAAGAACATAATATGTCTTTCTTTTTCTAATTTTATAATTTCTACCCTTAATAATGGTGCTTTTTCTAAATCAAACGGTCTTATAAATTCTTCAAACTTTTCTTTCACTTCTTCTTCATTTTTTATTTCTATTTTCTCTATTTCAAATTGTATTTCATTAGCTTTATTAATTCTTTGCACTATCTTATCAGCTTTGGTATAAAAGCTTGTCCTTAATGTTTCATGTCTCTCTATTAATTTTATAAACACTTCCTGCATTCTTTTTATATCAAAATCACCTAATATCTCTAAGGCTCCAGGTATATTATATGCTGTACTTTTCTGATCAAGCTCTTGAAGCATATACATTCTCTTTTGAGCTGATGAAACTTCGTAATACTGTTTTTCATCTACTTTTTCTATTGCCTGATATTGCTTGCTGCTAATAGTTTCTATGT is a window of Clostridium pasteurianum DNA encoding:
- a CDS encoding non-ribosomal peptide synthetase; protein product: MIRAEESDINLINLSKKYWNKIAHGEYERINFSKRASEYVPSKNEINVDIDGEVFNKIVKTSRNNDLIIYLIMLATFKITIAKYFQNNKFLIGIPQYIESEDMESTNEFIILDNNIIEDNTFKQALVHQKNQTFEAYKHQFYPVKNIYKINDIYDSVNVYCCMKNIHNKKQIEDILALGNNDFTLNIEKYNNSIKLIFNYCNKSLMDEVNGVKSAFINILSSVSLNMNSVIKDIEILSEEERSILEKFNDTEGEYPEGKVVSELFEMQVERTPDNIAVVYENQSLTYKELNERANSLGRTLTKKGVGADSIVGIMVKRSLEMIVGIMGILKAGGAYMPIDPEYPDDRIEYMLENSETKLVLVENKFKDRINKNNVEVCGLNDEELYKESNANLGKIASAENLAYVIYTSGTTGKPKGVMIEHKGIVNRINWMQKKYNISSKDVILQKTTYTFDVSVWEILWWSFVGAQVRMLVPGGEKDPREITKSIKEGKITVLHFVPSMLNVFMDYVISEDKVEDIESLEKVFTSGEALKVEQANIFNEEIGRVNNTRLINLYGPTEASVDVTYYECMEKEEKIPIGKPIDNTKIYIVDKNNKMLPIGVAGELCISGCGVARGYLNNEKLTNEKFAQNPYEPGEKMYRTGDLARWLPDGNIEYLGRIDHQVKIRGFRIELGEIESNILKLEGIKETIVLARDGAVNKYLCAYYAGEKEYSVGEFREELKKSMPDYMVPSYFIKLESMPLTLNGKINRKALPEPQGKIDTGAEYEAPRNEIEQKLVQIWEDVLGVQDIGINDDFFSLGGDSLSATTLTGRIFKVLNVEVPLKEIFNNGNIKGLSEYIETISSKQYQAIEKVDEKQYYEVSSAQKRMYMLQELDQKSTAYNIPGALEILGDFDIKRMQEVFIKLIERHETLRTSFYTKADKIVQRINKANEIQFEIEKIEIKNEEEVKEKFEEFIRPFDLEKAPLLRVEIIKLEKERHIMFFDMHHIVSDGVSMSILTREFSDLYEGEDLGELKVQYKDYSAWQLKKRESKEFKKQEQYWLKEFSEEVPVLSLPTDYKRPRVKDFRGRSINFVLDKETTEKLKKIAKETGSTMYMLLMANINILLSKYSGQEDIIIGSPIAGRNHVDLENVIGMFVNTLAIRSSVNGEASFKEYLKTVKSKALKAFENQDYQFEELVDKIDVDRDLSRNPLFDVMFVLQNMEETKVEINDLVFRTYNTNDNVEKFDITITAKEREEEIYFNLSYATSLYKYETIERMKKHLLNIIEETGQNAETKIKDIELIDEEEKHKLLIEFNDTKASYPRGKTINELFEEEVEKTPDNIAVVFEDKKLTYKELNERANSLGRTLTKKGVGADSIVGIMVKRSLEMIVGIMGILKAGGAYMPIDPEYPDDRIEYMLENSETKLVLVENKFKDRINKNNVEVCGLNDEELYKESNANLGKTASAENLAYVIYTSGTTGKPKGVMIEHKGIVNRINWMQKKYNISSKDVILQKTTYTFDVSVWEILWWSFVGAQVRMLVPGGEKDPREITKSIKEGKITVLHFVPSMLNVFMDYVISEDKVEDIESLEKVFTSGEALKVEQANIFNEEIGRVNNTRLINLYGPTEASVDVTYYECREKEEKIPIGKPIDNTKIYIVDKNNKMLPIGVAGELCISGCGVARGYLNNEKLTNEKFAQNPYEPGEKMYRTGDLARWLPDGNIEYLGRIDHQVKIRGFRIELGEIESNILKLEGIKETIVLARDGAVNKYLCAYYAGEKEYSVGEFREELKKSMPDYMVPSYFIKLESMPLTLNGKINRKALPEPQGKIDTGAEYEAPRNEIEQKLVQIWEDVLGVQDIGINDDFFSLGGDSIKSIQVISRAKAKGYYFEVKDVFNNSNIKALSKCVKKNAVTISQDEVVGEVELTPIQKWFFEMNFEEEHHWNQSVMLFSKDGFEKEALEKAFEAIIIHHDALRMVYKKENGEVHQINRGTSEKLYDLNVYEGLNEKEITEKCDEIQGSINLHDGPLVKLGLFKTHEGDHLLVAIHHLVIDGVSWRILFEDLSRAYEMTKNGEDIILQDKTTSFKEWAVEQKKYADSYSIRKQLEYWNGIDKYEIRKLPKDKEAAVSRIKDLRSVGFNLTKEETEKLLKHVNKAYNTEIEDLLLTALALTISKWTGEENILVNLECHGREEIIKNVDITRTVGWFTSQYPVVLNSNSDDLETTIKNIKDSLRRVPDKGIGYGIIKYLSKDKMEFRLKPEISFNYLGQFDEDINNDIFNMSPLSSGNSIGLNNKGLYSLDFSGILVDKCLNLNLGYSTTEYKDETIRTLVNDYKDNLEKIIKHCMNKDKAEKTAADVTKENITLQQLKPYLKDIDNIKNIYPLAPMQEGMLYHTLYDNKSEAYNEELVIKVKGQLDIDLLKQSFNKLVERHDILRTAFDYENFNRNMQIVFYKRKANVRYVDISHEKFDKEDYIDKAVKNDKKQGFDLNKDVLIKLTIIKTEEDVYNLILNNHHIIMDGWCLNIVMLELFKIYNELKYGYKADLKEAVPYYEYIEWLNNKDRDAAKEYWRKYLLDYNEVTAVPFENKESSKEYKKEEINFNIGKDITRKLEAIARNSKVTINTIIQSVWSVLLNKYNNSSDSVFGYVVSGRNPEVKGIENMLGLFINTVPLRVKAEGNMTFKELLTTVNKSFLESSKYDFYPLAEIQGLSEVKEKLVNNIMIFENYPVDTDGINNEVLTKNNLKIIGCKSQEQTNYNFNLTVIYQDTILIKFKFNKLMYSRNNVLKIKNYFESLINQVIDNTEVLIKDIEIVRKEEKYKLLMEFNDTKVDYPREKTINELFEENVKKAPDNIAVVYEDKKLTYKELNERANSLGITLMKKGVGADAVVGIMVQRSLEMIVGIMGILKAGGAYMPIDPEYPENRIEYMIENSKAEIVLTQSKFKEKIKNEKIDVCDLEDEEFYKEDRANIGKTASAKNLAYVIYTSGTTGKPKGVMIEHSNVTNLVHGLNESIYSKYNDNLKIALVAPYVFDASVKQIFCALLLGNTLYVVTEAARKEGDKLVEFYLNNKIEITDGTPMHLAMMANSELLTNKNLKLKNLIIGGDKLTRKIIEKIYKKVNNKELIISNVYGPTECCVDAACNNITINNLKNYINMPLGKPIDNVRIYIVDKNNKLMPIGAAGELCISGYGLSRGYLNNKELTEEKFVANPYEPGQKMYKTGDLARWLPDGTIECLGRIDYQVKIRGFRIEIGEIENTLLKLEGIKETVVDAKGKEESKRLCAYYVGEKEYRVGELREELKKSLPDYMLPSYFIKIDKMPLTINGKVDRKALPEPQGKINTGAEYEAARNEMEEKLVKIWEDVLGIRNVGINDNFFELGGNSIKLVDLLVKMKKQLILNVTMDQLFTNPTIKDICNLLYSDLGEGGKFVTRLSYSGGKNIFAFPPAIGYGYSYLNLVNRIDNYSIYAFSFIDNANIIDEYVKSILDTQNEGPFILLGYSGGGNLAFEVAKVLEKKGYEVSDIIMLDSAVKKSVKDNLTYPSKYEVISIMKNFFNIDNFHEFEENIAERAMVNHKKYIQYNNKNITKEKVKANIYVISSSSTREVRENYEYLLNWENHTMGKFVIYDGYGLHLDMLSGEYCGKNAEILKNILAE